Proteins from one Triticum aestivum cultivar Chinese Spring chromosome 7A, IWGSC CS RefSeq v2.1, whole genome shotgun sequence genomic window:
- the LOC123151649 gene encoding berberine bridge enzyme-like Cyn d 4: protein MAMLKGLALALFVCFFSCYLTSVPSLASPDDFLQCLREKIPSELVYTQSSSSFAGVLVSSIRSPRFFTNTTVRPLCVVTPTDASHVQAAVLCGRTQGVRLRVRSGGHDYEGLSYRSARPEVFGVVDLANLRAVSVNQSETTAWVDSGATIGELYYTIAKDNSQLAFPAGLCPTIGVGGHFSGGAIGMMMRKYGLAVDNVLDAKLVNANGDLLDRAGMGEDLFWAIRGGGGGSFGIVLSWKVQLVQVPPTVTMFNIAKTIDQGAADIVTRWQDVGPSLPNDLTIRVIVQGQQALFQALYLGTCSSLVATMGDQFPELTMTSADCQSMTWLQSVAFISFWNRDTPVEALLSRTTSLSTYTKNKSDYVQSAISKGVWKDIFSWFTMNGAGLIILEPHGGFIGSVPTDATPYPHRSMLYNVQYIVFWQGDGGAAANTWLGNFYDFMGQYVSKNPRQAYVNYRDLDIGQNVVVDDVTTFDGGKVWGEQYFASNFQRLASVKAAVDPTNYFRNEQSIPPLAQGRK, encoded by the coding sequence ATGGCTATGCTCAAAGGCTTAGCACTCGCGCTTTTCGTTTGCTTCTTCTCATGCTACCTGACCTCGGTCCCTTCCCTAGCCTCCCCTGATGACTTCCTCCAATGCCTACGGGAGAAGATACCTAGCGAGCTCGTGTACACGCAGAGCTCGAGCAGCTTCGCCGGCGTGCTGGTCTCCTCCATTAGGAGCCCCAGATTCTTCACCAACACCACGGTGAGGCCGCTCTGCGTCGTGACGCCGACCGACGCCTCCCACGTCCAGGCCGCCGTGCTCTGCGGCCGCACGCAGGGCGTGCGCCTCCGCGTGCGCAGTGGCGGGCACGACTACGAGGGCCTGTCCTACCGGTCGGCGCGGCCCGAGGTGTTCGGGGTGGTCGACCTCGCCAACCTCCGCGCCGTGAGCGTCAACCAGTCGGAGACCACTGCTTGGGTCGACTCCGGCGCGACCATCGGGGAGCTGTACTACACCATCGCGAAGGACAACTCCCAGCTCGCGTTCCCGGCCGGCCTGTGCCCGACGATCGGCGTGGGCGGCCACTTCAGCGGCGGCGCCATCGGCATGATGATGCGCAAGTATGGCCTCGCCGTCGACAACGTCCTCGACGCCAAGCTTGTCAACGCCAACGGGGATCTCCTCGACAGGGCCGGCATGGGGGAGGACCTCTTCTGGGccatccgaggcggcggcggcgggagcttcGGCATCGTGCTCTCGTGGAAGGTCCAGCTCGTGCAGGTCCCGCCGACGGTGACCATGTTCAACATCGCAAAGACGATTGACCAGGGCGCCGCAGACATCGTGACCAGATGGCAAGACGTCGGGCCATCACTCCCCAACGACCTCACCATAAGGGTGATCGTGCAGGGGCAGCAAGCCCTGTTCCAGGCCCTATACCTTGGCACGTGCAGCTCGCTGGTGGCGACCATGGGCGACCAGTTCCCGGAGCTCACCATGACGAGCGCCGACTGCCAGTCGATGACCTGGCTCCAGTCCGTAGCCTTCATCAGCTTCTGGAACAGGGACACGCCGGTGGAGGCGCTCCTGAGCCGGACCACCAGCCTGAGCACGTACACCAAGAACAAGTCCGACTACGTCCAGAGCGCCATCTCCAAGGGCGTGTGGAAGGACATCTTCTCCTGGTTCACGATGAACGGCGCCGGGCTCATCATCCTAGAGCCCCACGGCGGGTTCATAGGGAGCGTCCCCACCGACGCGACGCCGTACCCGCACCGGAGCATGCTGTACAACGTCCAGTACATCGTGTTCTGgcagggagacggcggcgcggcggcgaacacCTGGCTCGGCAACTTCTACGACTTCATGGGGCAGTACGTGAGCAAGAACCCGAGGCAGGCGTACGTGAACTACCGGGACCTGGACATCGGCCAGAACGTGGTGGTGGACGACGTCACCACCTTCGACGGCGGCAAGGTTTGGGGTGAGCAGTACTTCGCGAGCAACTTCCAGAGGCTCGCGTCGGTGAAGGCGGCCGTGGATCCTACGAACTACTTCAGAAACGAGCAGAGCATCCCGCCATTGGCCCAAGGACGTAAGTGA